GAGACGAGATCCCCCCGTGTGATGCATCGGATGCCACCTTGCGTTTTGGTGTTTGAATGTTTCTGGTAGACGGTCACCTATAATGCTGTCGTCTTTATCGAGTCCCTACTTAAGAGGGAAGGAAACTCTCTTGTGTTTTCTTGTCAGAAGACTGTTCTCCAGCGCGTCACTTAAGGAAAATTGATTGACCGACCTTTGTATGCACATGCTGCGGGCGCTGCCTAACACCGACCCTTCAACTCTCTTTATCTCTCTGTGACAGCGACTTGGACTAGTCTTTTCTTTGGCTCTGATTTGGCCTTCCTCGTTCAAAAAGCATATGACATTTTCATATGGATCTCATTTCTTGGTGTTCTTTTAAACGCGAAATGATGAAACTGCTCCTGTATATTTTCAACGGGAACGACTTTTACTACTTTTACCTTTCGGAGAAAGTGCAAATGAAATGTGCGGGTCTTTTCGCTCTCTGAAACAaaacgcctctctctctctctctctctctctctctctctgtggctaTGCGTGTTTTATCCACCTTGGCCTTATTATCCTCGACGTGACATGGTCTTTCTACGTCAAACATTTCAGGAGGAGAAGCTATGTTCCTTCCTCTAGGTTAATTCAACTGACAAATAAAGCTTTAATATCTGATTCTGATTCCAACAACATCCAAGCACGTAATTTTGACTCGGATGTATGGGGGTTGGAGAAGTTAAACCTCATCAACGAAAGTGTAACTTCACACATTCCAATTTGGATTTCAACAACATCCAAGCATGAAATTTTGATTGATACCTTGTgctggaaaaattaccaaaaaatgttttgaataTTATTGTACAAATGTTAATTCAaatctaaacttttcaatttgacaaattaagtcctaaatattttaacaatttactaGTGAaattttcagccaattttggctagcaGTCATTGACATAGACAATATTTgcaatttgtttttaaattttctgaatttttggtttttttctttttttttttccatatcaaTGATATccaactaaaaatcaaaataactactttggcaaattgtcaaaaagatttataattaatttgaccaaattgaaaagactAAAACCAAATTGTCATATGCAATAGattagatttttttgataattatgcCGGTCATGCTTTTCACATTCTTCTCGCATTGCTGAATGCCCAAGTCCAAGATCTTATGGAACAAATCTTACGAGTGCCAGATATGTCAACATGCATTTTCCACATAATACATGGTTCACGCATTTTAATTATTGTCGGACCCACTGCGTTGGGTGAAAACGTTATCTATTATGTAATAGACTAGCTTTGGAAATAATGCGCGGTCTGCAGTTTGCATCCAGACTGTGTTCGGCCAGTTCTAGATGGAAAAGAACATGTTTTCTTCTGGATCTATACTTGGACCAGTCGAAACGTTGAGCCTGACTTTTCTTATGTAGCTAGAAGGAAAGGGCAATAAGTCATTGCAGTTTCGCAGAAAGTGAAGCCTCAAGGATTAGGATAATGAGGCTTCTGAAGCTCAATGTTTGGTGTTAGATGCTCGTGAAATGTACGTAGGCTGGTACGGCATCTTTACCTTCGTGGAACCTTTATTGGCAAATGTAAAGACTTGGATGACCAACCGGCAGCCTACatatacaaattaaaagaaaaaggttttgAAAGCTCAAAACAATGGGAAGAAAGCTGAAAACCGAGGGTACAAGACCGACAAGTTGGTTGAGAGACACTATGCGAAATATAAGCTGACCTTGCAGTGGGTATTTCACCCACCCCTCCACCTTCACCGATGTGGGCAGCTATTATACCAGCCTATTAATATCTCAAATACCCCTTACGAGATGCGGTGGAGTCTACCCCCCACCTGAAGGGTCCCTAATTCTCGAGTGTAAACGTGTCTTCCCCACCCAAAAGGGAATACTCTCGATGTTTTATGTCCTAGAATTAAGACGAAATAGTTTTAGGACATACTCAAGTCCACAACCAGCAACCTACatatacaaattaaaagaaaaaggttttgaaagctcaaaacaacaacaagaaaatatgaCGTCAACGATTGTGCCAAACTTGCATCTTAAGCTCCCCAAAAACTTTAATAGGTTTATCTCAAGATGTCACATGTTTTGCATAGGATTAATGAATGATAAAGGTTTCACTATTctaataaatcaaatcaattgaCATTGCAACAAACTGGGAAGGATAGGACCAGACTTGCATATTGAGTGGTGGAGGCATTTTCAACCGATTTTAAATACTTCAACTATTAGCATATTAGGAAGAGTGGTGGAGACGATTTCATTTTGACAAACCAATTTTAAATACTTCAAAAAAAACTATTAGATAAATATatgatttaatatataaatattgtaATTCCCCTTCTTACACGTAGATCAACTTCGATGCAAGattaatcacaaaaatatttaatagaTGAGACGAATAAGAAGTCTACCAAGATTTGAAATCAGGTTTTCATACTCTAATGTCAAGTAAAATTTGGTGAGGTCATCATTAGGTGTTTTGAAAACTTAAGCCGTTGAAGGATGTGGAGAAAGTAGGAGGAGGGCTCGTCaggattgaattgatgatgACATCCGAGGCCAGAACCTAAGAACACGGGTATATCAAAGCTTGTCAGAACAGGCTGCGTTTCTTACTCGGTCCAAAAAGCTTATAAAATAAGGTAGAATACCAAAAGGTGGTCCATACGAGGGCGGGCCCGAGGAAGCTGCAGTCACGCGTTATGGAAGAACGTGGCCGATGCGCCGCTATGGGAACGATTGACAAATCAAAAGATTCCCAACGTTTAGCGACAGCAGCCTAACGAAAGCGAATTCAAAAGAAGACACGGCAGAGCGTAAGCTATGACGTGACTGCACTTTTTTAAAGTGACACACTTGAAATCTCAATGGTCAATTGCTGGAAAATTGAATGTACGGCTCACCTGCTTCCTGTTTCCCACGTATCCGAGATCCTTTGACTCCGATTAATCTCTATAGATCTACCGTAAACATGCCGAGATTATCCTAtatcgattttgaaaaaaaattagtaatcgatttataaatatgagaaaaaaatttacctGTTGAACTAATTTTTAGAGTGAGATATATCCAAAATTGTTACTGTACACACCAAGTAAGTTATTTACGTGACACAGCAAGCATGACTGTGTCGGGCccttttttggacaaaaaattataaattgagaAAGGCCAATTTCACTTCACCAAAGAGAAAAGCACTCTTCTTATTTACTAATATGATCGACGTCATTGAAACGGTAAATCACAATTTGGACTTTCATAGCATCGACACGCCTATCTCATCACATAGCTTCTTCACCATCTTGTACGTGGAATTCCACCTCATTCTTGCATCTAGAAGAAGTTCTCAATTTGCATTTCTTGTGTCATGTAGAGGACCTCTCATTCTTGGTTCTCAAGTCCTATGGATATAACATATTGAGCCCACCCAAGTGTGGAAATAGGACCATAAAACTATCGGAGCGTCTTACACAAACGAGTAAATACAGTAGCACCTGCACCATACGTAGAAAAAAATACTATTGCAAACGATATTTAGCTTATTAGACTAGATCCTGACTAGGGAAATGATAGCGTTGCATTATCTAAGGTGATGCTAAACTAATTGACATTTCTAATTATTTCAGCAGCCACATTTCAGGAACCATACAAAAAATATCAACTAGGCCCGGGGCACGGGCTTAGGCGTGACCTTCTGAATTATTCTCAATATGCAAGCTgtaaaatgaattagaaatcCACCGCATCCAAACCAAGATAATCgtgataaaaaataaagtaagcacTTAATCacttaactaattattttgtttacaAAAAATATAGTGTAACGGTGATGTGATTCGACCAATTGAATTTCCCTACTTCGCTGACGTGATGATCACCCccaacaaatttcaattttgaaacgCAAGAATATTAAtaactaataaataaatttaaaaagttgaatGTCCGGGTCACCGCTGTATAATATACTTTTCTTTCTCACTTGCCCAACACTTTCCACCAGCGACTGAGCTCAGGAAACTAAACCGAGGAATGTTTGGGGTGCTTCCTCCACTCGTGTTCCTTATCGTCTTGAGTCTTCTTGTTCGAAACGCGGATATAACTTCCTCTTGTTGTCTGGTCGTTTGGGGTTGGGGAGGGAAACTTCTTCCCAGTTGCCAAACCACATGAGGGCTTTTCGTTTTCCCGTTGCCACACTCACTTTATACCATACATGGAACCATCGCAAGTCGATTTTTGTTTTGTAAGTTCTGATCGCAGGCGTGGGACGCGCACCTATgatattccttttttcttatgtTGAGTCCCGACTTAAGAGGAAagggaactctctctctctctctctctctctctctctctctcaaagcgGCTTAAGCTATATTCCTCGTGTAAAGAGCATATTGCCTGTTCACATGGATCTCGCTGTTTGGTGTCCTTCTGAACGTGAAATGATGAATTATCGTTTATCATCTCGACCAGAACGACGACTACGAGTTTCTAGATTTCGCAGAAAAGTCCAAAATGAAACGTGAGCTTTTTGCTCTCTGAAATTTAACGCATCTCTCTCTTCCCGCCCATGGCGTTTTATTCGCTTCGGCTTTGTTATCCTCAACGCAACATGGTTGTCTATTTGTAACATTTCAGAAGGAAAACATCATTTTTCCTCCTATTGCGTGGTCAAATGTAATTAAATAAACCTGGTCAAGATCGTGCAACTAACTTGTAACAGCGTACCTAACCCACAACCTATCTTCTATATTGCCAAACTTAAATTCGACATCGTTTATAAAGCATTTCGTAAGTAGCACGATCGTAGCCTCCCATGGCCCACtccttaaataaattttattgtcacgTGCAAACTTGGACAACATATTAGGCCCAACCTATGAGTCCAACTAGTCTTAAGCCGGCCCGTTGTAAACATGAGAATTACATCAGCAACGAAAGGTGGGGACGAAAAGATACTAGTGTAGAAAGAGCCATCCGGAGTGCCCCTTCGGCAAGAGCATTTGCCGCTCTTTTGGCAGCGCGCCCGATCCACTGAAACGAGACCACTGTAGAATCACTCAAAACACATTGGGTCGCTTAAGACACGAGACTAATCCCATGTTACGTCCACCGTTGCGATCCCAAGAACGTCACCTTTCCTTGAGACTCGCACCCGTGTTTTCTACGGTGTTACTTTTCGTTCACTAGGCCCCCTGGTGTTCAAACCaagaaaattacttttgctGAGACCCGAACGCAAGTCTCTTGCGTGTTTACCTTTCACCCGCAACGGACGGCAGCTTCCTACCACGGTCGTGCTTTTACATTCTTCCCGTTATGCTGAATGCCCGAGTCCATCTCATCGAACAGATCTTTAATTATCCTGGAGCAAGTCAACCTCCGAGTGGCAGACACTTCCACGTTCAGGATAAACATAACACGCGGTTTGTATATTTTAGTCATGATGGGCGCTCTGCACTTTCGCATCCAAACTGTCTGAGTCCTGGACAAGGTCTAAATGGAAAAGAACGTGTTTGCCTCTAGACTTGAGCTTGGACCATTCAGAAAAGTTATCCTAACTTTTCTTATGTAGCTTCAGACCAGAAAAGGAGCAACAACTCCCAGCAGTTTCGCAGAAAGAGAAGCCTAATGAGTAGGAGGACAACGAGGTTTCTGAAGCTCAAAACGTTTGTGCAAGATACACGTGAAGATGGTCGGAGGCCAGTACAGCTTACCTTCGTGGAACCAAATCAAGGGacaggggagggagagagacttGACGGGTCAAAACAACGGGAAGAAAGTATGATAGTGAACGATTACGCGTTGTTGCACTCCTAATCTTAGGCTCCCTGAAAATCTTAATCCAAGGTAAAAATTTCAAGCTATCACATTTTTTCAATCggattaatttataataaagatCTGGCGATTGAACTAATTTCGAAAGCGAACAGGCTATTGGCTAGGCTCATTCTAAtagatcaaataaataaattatagagCCAGAATTACATATTGATTGTTAAGGGCAATTTCTCGGGCAATTTCTCCGAAATAACTTGTAAGCAGAATATCATTGtatattcttcaaatttatCAACAAAGCTCTCCGTTTATGTCCTCCCATGAATTTCTAAAtatgaacaaaacaaaaggaggTATGACGGACGCACTTTTGCAGGTTCCTCCAAACAAAGAAAACGTAATTAAGAAATGATATTATTGCAGCAATACAAGTGCTATCGATCAAACGTAACACTTGTCTGATTAAATTGTCAAGCATTAAAAACTGTGCCGGCTATCATAATCTAAACAATCGATTCATTTACATcttattttttagtttcttcactttttttaagaattaagGGGTCCTTCCAAGGCAATGGAGGAGCGATTGAAATCAAGTAATTCAAGACGTCATGTAAAACCAATACATAAATTACTGTAAAAtgaatgttaaaaaataaaaatccttaGATATATGAACAACGATAATGTgcgtgtgtttgtgtgtgtacGTAGGCATGCTGATGGGGTTTAATTGGAATGGAAAGATTTTCCGTGACAAGCACCCCATGGGAGGGTCCGCGGTCAAACGTGCAAAGCACGTCGGTTGGGCCGTAGTGCACCAACTTGTGATAATTGACGAAACGAATTTATTCGGTGGTGGACCTGGGCCGGGTCCCCAATTTTACATTACCCGCTATAGCACTTAAAATAGATATGATCACCTTGTCATGACCTACCAAGTAGAAAATCCTGTCACCTAACAACTAAAGTCACATGGattcttcgaccaaaaaaaaagtaaagtcaCAATGGATTTcttcaataaatttaaaaaagaaaaaagaaaattgtttcggCAAGAAAGTCGCAAGCATTAATTTTTGCTGGTGTCGTCTCAAATAGCTAGAATCTTAGCCCTATTTGTTTATTATCCGACAAAAGCAAAAggtactttttcccttttatggAAAAAACTATATTATTACatacatttataattttttgaaaaggtgCTTCCTAAAGGTTAATGTAAAAACGTCACATGTATGTATATATGCGTGTCAAATTATCAAATGTTTGAATTTTAAGGAAGTCAACGTATGTCCGCAAAATTCAGATGGAGCAAAATGTTACATATCAATTATCATACATGTAACATTCTACCTCATGTAGGCTAGATTTTTATCTAAGCTCAAAGGGTGGAAATATATAACTAAGAAAGCAAATAGGAGtctgaaaatatttgaatttgggACATCATGCTCTAATTAGATATGACAATGTAATTTGCTCGTATAGCTCAttgtacaataaaaaaaaattgtataaagTACTACTTCacagaaaagggaaaggaagaatCTAGCAAATATTGGCCAATTACAAGAGATATACcgaatattatttaattaacaaataaaaagaaaatcttaacTAATGACAAAAGATACtccaaatatttaaaaaaaacacacaaagtAAATCTTCATTAAATCTTCCCTAATACTCTCCCTCAAGTTGACAAATGGAGGTCATGAAAGCCCAACTTGTGTAGCCAGAAATGTAAACCGACCTCAACCAAATGCCTTGGTAAGAAGGTCTATCGATTGAAGTCAAATAGATATGTACCCAATTCTAATGATAATGGATTGCACATGTTCTTCAAAATAGCGGCAATCGATTTTGATGTGTTTTGTTCGTTTGTGAAGTGTATAAGGCAACTCGATTGTCCGATAATAAGCCACTGCTTTGTTGTGCAATATCCCAAGGGATGCAAGTGAAGTGCTCAATTGCCATATTGCCATAGTGCAATATTTAGCTTCAGCAGAGTGACAGGTAATTGATCGCCAAGTGATTGGGTATCTTGCccaatcaaaatcacaaaaaggTAGTTAAGTGAAGTGAAGCCAAGATCTCATGCTTTAATACTATGTGAGAAATCATGATTTGCTTGTATTGCTCATTGTACAATACAAATATTTATACATGGTGAagattcactttttttttttttttttttaatagttggTGTCCTTCTTATCGTTAATTAGGATTTACTTTTTGATTCTTAGTTAGAATAACATTTTGTAAATCTCTTATAATTAGTCAAAGATATTTGATtagttcttcctttttccctttttatcaaGCAATACCTTGTATAAATATTTATATCGTATGAtaaataatttgagaaaatcaCACTCTCACATGGCAATAGAGCCGGGGTTCCTAGTTCAAATATTTGTAGGTCTCTGTTTGTCTCCTAAATtacataattctacatgaaaaTTGTGTCACAAAATCTCAACATGGGATTagagtaaaatttcataagttCAAATATTTCCATACCCTTATTTACTTCTTCTATTACATGTTTTCATAGGTCAAAATCCAGGTTAAGTATAAGGAAATCGTCAGAATATTTAAACGTACATCTTCATTATAACGGTGGTCCCCTATGATTTTTCCGCTTAAAAGAATTATTATGCATTGATAAGAGTGCACGCTCTGTATCAATAGGTCTTTTCAACAATGGTACCACTGCTCAGAGGATTATCACGGTCCCGGCCATTCCTCGATCCTCATAAAACTGACTCCGGGCGAGATGAGTGCGAGATAATGTTTCTTGAAGAGACGCATGATATCTTGATACTCAAAAATTTGCCATGGAAACTCAGTTCTCTCGGGACGGTGAACCTTCTCCTTCTCCGAGCTCTCTTCCTCGATTTTCAGGCGCTATACATGGAAATTAGCACAGCATTCTCCCCATACTTTGCTTTCTTTAACCTCGCACGTGAGTGCTCAAAGCCCGTTAAAAGTCAAGAGGGGGGGCGATAAACCCTAGACGCACCCACGTTGCAAAGTCAAATCATCAATCCTATCATCAAAGCTTTGATGGCATTTGCTTAGAGAAAAGCTAACGAAACGAGACTAAACGCCAAAAATTAAGGTACCAAGAGAGCAAAGGTTAGCGATGACCAAAAGTTACAAGTTGAAAACGGACAAGCATAGACGGACAGATATAcgtatatagagagagagagagagagagggaggcttTTCTTTATCAGAGTCCATAGCACCATCACCGACTTTTGCGCCTCTGTACTCGAGCCTGCTGTGCTCCCGTGCCTTGCAAATTGCAATGCGCAACGCCCAGCCTAGGTCAACCCTTATATTTCGCCTTAGTTTCTAGGGTTACATCCCCTTCTCTTCGTTTTTCCTTGTACTTTAATATGGATTTTATGCCAAAGACTGTTAGTGCATCCATCACAAGTGTCCTTGATCTCTTTACCTGTGTCCACTGTCCAGTTTCAGTTTAGGAAACTATTTAACTATACAGACATCTTGTGATGAGGTGCAGATTTCCGCAAACCGATGACATATAGCGACAATTATCACAATTTTATTGGTTTTCGCTTTCCCCAAAATCTACTTTTCCTGTTTCGCACTTGTTTGTGGCCGAGAGGAAATCTAGACACAGCAATCCAGCTCTTTCTCAACGGTTTGTAAGTCTGGCCATGCATTTCGCCTCCACTTTCATTTACCCCAGTTTCAGTCATCTGCATTTGCGAGATCCCATATCGATCGGAAGTCTTAAAGGGCAATGTATGTCCAAAATACACGAGAATATCCGAAATGAGAGTGGACAACAAagttaaagaagaaagatatcGACTAAAGACATAAAACCCAGTGCGGTATGTTAATATAACCTAGCACTTTTCTTATcaagtgaaaataaaatatcaactTCTAGATTTCCTCCGAGGAGCAGCAAGCGAGGAACATTAGATCTGCGTCATTAAAGAGGGATGGCATCATGACGGCCATCATTTATTGGCCTGTTAATCGTATAAAAGACAAGTTGAAAAGGTAATGTGACCGCACCAACGCAACCAGGCACAGTACATCCTCGGTCCAAAGATTTGGCAACGCAGTAAAGCTAATAGCTGGCACGATGTGAGACCCTTAGTACGAACCGGGCATCGAAACGATTAGAGTCCAAAGCAGAGGACAAAAGGGTCTCTCGCTTCATAAGCTCATTTGATGCTAAAAGGAGCTACACTTGCTCGATAACCAAGGGCGAAGCAGGAGCCAGGCGTCGTGACTGCACAGTGTAGCCTTGTATAATTCATTCCTACAGTTCTCTGTCCTTATAAGCTGACTTAAACAATAAAAGCCAAACTTCAGACAACATGCTCCCGCAATAATAAAACCATTTTCCAGATTCTTGATCGGAGGCCTGCGCAGATCCTCCTCTTCACATGCCATTAGTAATTGCTATCTATCATCATGTAAATATACACATAAGTTAGTATTTCTTGCAATAGAAAACGACTATGTAAATGAGCCGAAAAAGACACATTGTAGCACTGTAAACGTGCGTTACTCATAGAGTTCCGAAGAGTTACACCGACCCTAAAGATTACACTAACAAAAACAACTGAAGCTACATACACATGACAAAAAGCCGAAGAGGGCCCTGACCAAAGTGATTAAAGCTGTAATTCTAATCGAGTTTGCTCGGAAagataaggaagaagaaataagaaaaagaacagtaaaTATGAACACGAGAGCTCCTCGGCTCCTCACCGATCGGCATTGTAAGAAGACGATCTCTTCAATGCCGGACCGACCGCCTCCTCTTTCGTCTTGGTCTCGATCACGCTGCCGCTGAAGTACTCCTTATCTTCCAATCTTATCCCCGCCAAGTCCGGGATTCTCGCCGAGGCCCCCGCCGCCTGCTTGCGGCTGTTATCGGCTGCTCCTCCGCGGGGCAATCTCGTCTTGTAGTGCCCGATCAGCGACAGCCCTTGATCTTTTATGTACGTCGCTCCGCAGTCCTTGAACGAGAGGGAGCCGCACGATATCAGCTGCATCAGCACCGACGGCGCCTTGATCTTGCCACTTGGGAGGTTCTCCGCCGCCCGATCCGGTCCGTCCTCTTTGCCTCCGCCCGGGCCTAATATCAGCCGTCCATCGGCCTTCATCAGGGTCTCCAGCGTCTCGGGGCTCGAATCGGACGGTGGCGGTGAGATCTCGTCCCTGCTCAGCTCCGTCGTCTGATTTTGACctggattttgactttgaccGTGACCCGCCTCGTCGGCTCCATCTCCGTGGAGCTCCAGAATctcgctctccctctccttGACGTGTCGCCTTCGCCTCCTCTTGTCGTCCGTCTGAGTCGACGCGTCCGCCGCCGCTTTCGGCGTCGACTCGCTGTTGGAGTCGGCCTTGTAGACCTTGTACTCGTGGAGGTCGATCGAGCTCCACGACTGGTTCCTCCGACGAGCGACGACCGGGAAGTCCGACTCGTCGCTCGATTTCGGCGTGTTGATCGGCTTCGGGGAGCGGAACGACACCGACTCGAGAGGCCTCGCGGtcgaagaagacgacgacggaGAAGGCGATTCGAGGAGCTCCGATCCCTTGAGCACGTACTCGTTGCCGTGCGATGGGTAGATGAAATCGTTCTCAGCCAGATCGTGCCACACGAAACCGTTCTTGTAGCTCCTGCAAATTACATTTCGGAGAATTTCAAGTTGTAACGAGTCCGCCAGGATCGATGAAACAGGACATGCGAAGAAGATCAGTCGATGTTGTACTGCATATTTTCTCGAGAAAACTCACCGTTTGGAAGACCAGGAATACATGGCGGCCATGCCTTTGCCACGGAGGAGGTTCAAGCGGTTGATCACATCTGAGAAACGAAACAGAGAAACACACTTGTGAGCGTGTCCTAATTATGCACGTTTCTGAACTGAACGAAACCGGAGGGAAAATCCCGCTCGATTACCGAGAACATAGCTCCAGATGAACAAAccaaagagaaaatttcaattaaggaaGCGCGTGTATCGCCGATGTAAAACTTCCACAGAAAATAGAAACTGGGTAAGCGCCTATGTTTCGTGTGTTTCCCTCGCGAATGTCGAAGTTCAAACGGGGGTAGAAACATTTGCAATTGCCAAGTGAATGTAGACAAACGAACTGCAAGAGCCAAAAGCTGCCGCCGCTGCTTAGAGCCTCAGACACACCCACATGCTTTCGAATTCTCGTTTCTCTTCCAATAACATCCGCAATCAAAGCGATGACTAAAGGACAAGCGAaaggaaacaagaaagaaaCCAGGTAAATTACCAGAGAGAAAGAGTCCTTcaggggaagagagaggaaCTTCCATGAAGTGGGGTTGCTCGAGCTGGCCGTTCCTGGAGAGATAGTACACGACGGGGACTCTTCTGTCGGCGCTACCCTTGCTGGGCTTGGAGGGTTCGGTCCAGACTTTGGTTCTCTCCGGGCTGGTCTCTCTGTCCTTCCATCTCTTGGGGATCTGAAGCTCTGACGGTGGTGTCGTCCCCGTCGTTCTCGTTGCCCTGGAAGTGACGGCCATTGCTTGTCTCTGCATGTTGAGGAAAGAAGGAACAGAAAGCGCAGGGTAAGGTCTCTATAAGAGGAGTCGAGACTTAAGACCCGAGGGCCGTGTGTGGGTATTGTGAATTCTACGCTCTGTTACAAGAAAGTGAGCCAGAAAAATGCAGAGAAAAAGTCATGTACCCA
The nucleotide sequence above comes from Eucalyptus grandis isolate ANBG69807.140 chromosome 2, ASM1654582v1, whole genome shotgun sequence. Encoded proteins:
- the LOC104432767 gene encoding protein UPSTREAM OF FLC isoform X1 — encoded protein: MQRQAMAVTSRATRTTGTTPPSELQIPKRWKDRETSPERTKVWTEPSKPSKGSADRRVPVVYYLSRNGQLEQPHFMEVPLSSPEGLFLSDVINRLNLLRGKGMAAMYSWSSKRSYKNGFVWHDLAENDFIYPSHGNEYVLKGSELLESPSPSSSSSTARPLESVSFRSPKPINTPKSSDESDFPVVARRRNQSWSSIDLHEYKVYKADSNSESTPKAAADASTQTDDKRRRRRHVKERESEILELHGDGADEAGHGQSQNPGQNQTTELSRDEISPPPSDSSPETLETLMKADGRLILGPGGGKEDGPDRAAENLPSGKIKAPSVLMQLISCGSLSFKDCGATYIKDQGLSLIGHYKTRLPRGGAADNSRKQAAGASARIPDLAGIRLEDKEYFSGSVIETKTKEEAVGPALKRSSSYNADR
- the LOC104432767 gene encoding protein UPSTREAM OF FLC isoform X2: MAVTSRATRTTGTTPPSELQIPKRWKDRETSPERTKVWTEPSKPSKGSADRRVPVVYYLSRNGQLEQPHFMEVPLSSPEGLFLSDVINRLNLLRGKGMAAMYSWSSKRSYKNGFVWHDLAENDFIYPSHGNEYVLKGSELLESPSPSSSSSTARPLESVSFRSPKPINTPKSSDESDFPVVARRRNQSWSSIDLHEYKVYKADSNSESTPKAAADASTQTDDKRRRRRHVKERESEILELHGDGADEAGHGQSQNPGQNQTTELSRDEISPPPSDSSPETLETLMKADGRLILGPGGGKEDGPDRAAENLPSGKIKAPSVLMQLISCGSLSFKDCGATYIKDQGLSLIGHYKTRLPRGGAADNSRKQAAGASARIPDLAGIRLEDKEYFSGSVIETKTKEEAVGPALKRSSSYNADR